A window from Flavobacterium gyeonganense encodes these proteins:
- a CDS encoding AsmA-like C-terminal region-containing protein — protein sequence MLKKILKITGIVLVVLVAALFAVPYLFKDQIKAKIAEAINKSVDAKVSFADADLSLFKNFPNANVSIEKLLIINKAPFEGDTLVSLGELDLKMSIKELFKVKEEPLNIEGISSQNGLINIIFNKDGVGNFDIALKDEKETKSDGKSDPLSLKIQNYKIENFTFRYIDQGSKIKMVIDSLNHEGTGDFTNSKLDLTTKSTANVSLDMDKMNYLKNVKLTLDAVLGIDLEQSKYTFKENKALINQLPLEFEGFIQMAEKAQIYDLKFKTPTSSFTNFLGLIPSAYAASLDGVKTTGDFTVVGFAKGELTDTTVPKFNIAIASNNASFQYPNLPKSVQNIVIDTKIINETGILNDTYVNLDKLSFRIDQDVFSAKANVKNVTVNPIVDAALKGTINLANLSKAYPIKLDKPLAGILKADVTTNFDMASVEKSQYQNIKNAGTMSLSGFKYTDENNKSMNISTAMVEFNPSKINLKQFNATTGRSDIAINGILENFYGFMFKKQELKGNFNMSSNQLAVDDFMTSGEPTKATTAGGEAKTETKTAAKPADAMKIPAFLNCTLNAKANTVLYDNLKLTAVSGKLIIKDEKATLENFKTSIFGGSIGLTGTVSTKTKVPTFDMNLGFNQVDIAQTFTQLDMMKKIAPIAGIINGKLNSTIKLNGNLDAKELTPNLASISGDLLGQLLSTTVNAKNSTLLNSLSSKVNFIDINKLNLNDLKMALSFEDGKVKVKPFDIKYQDIKVTVDGTHGFDQTMNYNLKLDVPAKYLGKEANAFLSKLSPADAAKLENIPISGLITGNFSNPKVAIDTKTAVNNLTSQVVSQQKEKLTQKGAAALNDLLNKNSKSKDTTKTDAENKAKTNEEVKAKASDLLNGLFKKKK from the coding sequence ATGTTAAAGAAAATTTTAAAAATCACAGGAATTGTACTTGTAGTTCTGGTTGCTGCACTATTTGCGGTTCCGTATCTTTTCAAAGATCAGATTAAAGCTAAAATTGCCGAAGCCATCAACAAAAGCGTCGATGCAAAAGTAAGTTTTGCTGACGCAGATTTAAGTTTGTTTAAAAACTTTCCAAACGCCAACGTTTCGATTGAAAAGCTGTTAATCATCAACAAAGCCCCTTTTGAAGGAGATACTTTGGTTTCACTAGGGGAACTGGATTTAAAAATGAGCATTAAAGAACTTTTTAAAGTAAAAGAAGAACCGTTAAATATTGAGGGAATCAGTTCTCAAAATGGTTTAATTAATATTATTTTTAACAAAGACGGAGTTGGAAATTTTGATATTGCTTTGAAAGACGAAAAAGAAACCAAATCAGATGGCAAAAGCGATCCTCTTTCTTTAAAAATCCAGAATTATAAAATTGAAAATTTCACTTTCAGATATATTGATCAGGGCTCAAAAATAAAAATGGTAATCGACAGCCTGAATCACGAAGGGACAGGAGATTTTACCAATTCAAAACTTGATCTGACTACAAAATCTACAGCCAACGTTTCTTTGGACATGGATAAAATGAATTATCTTAAAAATGTAAAACTGACTCTGGATGCTGTTTTAGGGATTGATTTAGAGCAAAGCAAATACACTTTTAAAGAAAACAAAGCTTTAATCAATCAGCTGCCTTTAGAGTTTGAAGGTTTTATTCAAATGGCTGAAAAAGCGCAGATTTATGATTTAAAATTCAAAACCCCAACTTCATCGTTTACCAATTTCTTAGGACTAATTCCTTCGGCTTATGCTGCAAGTCTTGATGGCGTAAAAACAACCGGGGATTTTACCGTTGTTGGTTTTGCTAAAGGAGAACTGACAGACACAACGGTTCCAAAATTCAATATTGCGATTGCATCGAACAATGCTTCATTCCAATATCCTAACTTACCAAAATCAGTTCAGAATATCGTAATTGATACCAAAATCATCAATGAAACCGGTATCCTAAATGACACTTATGTAAATCTGGACAAACTTTCGTTTAGAATTGACCAGGATGTTTTCAGTGCAAAAGCGAATGTTAAAAACGTAACCGTAAATCCTATTGTTGATGCGGCTTTAAAAGGAACCATCAATCTGGCCAATCTTTCAAAAGCATATCCAATTAAACTGGACAAACCATTGGCAGGTATCTTAAAAGCGGATGTAACGACGAACTTTGATATGGCTTCTGTAGAAAAAAGCCAGTATCAAAACATCAAAAATGCCGGAACAATGAGTTTATCCGGATTTAAATATACAGATGAGAATAACAAATCTATGAATATAAGTACTGCAATGGTTGAATTCAATCCAAGCAAAATCAACTTAAAACAGTTTAATGCCACTACCGGAAGAAGTGATATTGCTATTAATGGAATTTTGGAGAATTTCTATGGTTTTATGTTTAAAAAACAGGAGCTGAAAGGAAACTTTAATATGAGTTCAAACCAATTAGCTGTTGATGATTTCATGACCTCAGGCGAACCTACAAAAGCTACAACTGCAGGTGGTGAAGCAAAAACTGAAACAAAAACGGCTGCAAAACCTGCAGACGCAATGAAAATTCCTGCGTTTTTAAATTGTACTTTAAACGCAAAAGCAAATACTGTTTTATATGATAATTTAAAACTGACTGCGGTTTCAGGAAAATTAATCATCAAGGACGAAAAAGCGACTTTAGAAAACTTCAAAACTTCTATTTTTGGTGGATCTATCGGTTTGACCGGAACGGTTTCCACGAAAACAAAAGTTCCTACTTTTGATATGAATTTAGGTTTCAATCAGGTTGATATTGCCCAGACTTTTACGCAACTGGATATGATGAAAAAAATTGCGCCAATTGCAGGAATTATTAATGGTAAACTGAATTCGACAATTAAATTAAACGGAAATCTAGATGCGAAGGAACTGACTCCAAACTTAGCTTCCATTTCTGGTGATTTATTAGGGCAATTGCTTTCAACAACTGTAAATGCTAAAAATTCGACTTTATTGAATTCTTTGAGTTCGAAAGTAAATTTTATTGATATCAACAAGCTGAATTTGAATGACCTGAAAATGGCTTTATCTTTTGAAGACGGTAAAGTAAAAGTAAAACCATTTGACATTAAATATCAGGATATTAAAGTTACTGTTGACGGAACTCACGGTTTTGATCAAACCATGAATTATAATTTAAAATTAGATGTCCCTGCCAAATATTTAGGCAAGGAGGCAAATGCTTTTCTTTCTAAATTATCGCCTGCTGATGCCGCAAAACTGGAAAATATTCCAATTTCAGGTTTGATAACGGGTAATTTTTCAAATCCAAAAGTGGCTATTGATACTAAAACAGCGGTTAATAATCTTACCAGTCAGGTGGTAAGCCAACAAAAAGAAAAATTAACACAAAAAGGTGCTGCTGCACTTAACGATTTACTCAATAAGAACAGTAAGTCAAAAGACACTACAAAAACCGATGCTGAAAATAAGGCAAAGACGAATGAAGAAGTTAAAGCTAAAGCCAGCGATTTATTGAATGGTTTGTTTAAAAAGAAAAAATAA
- a CDS encoding DUF2797 domain-containing protein: MTYEGVLTKMQTEFGAPIQYYLVFEDSFLNMNQLLDKEIEINFAGYQCLNCCKKKKIFRQGFCYDCFYSSPAVGDWIMRPELSTAHLGIADRDLEYEQKVQLQPHVVYLAVASEIKVGVTRKTQVPTRWIDQGASQAIAVVEVPNRYLAGITEVALKNHYTDKTNWRKMLQNPTETFDLIAEKVKLENLIPDEAKEYFYSQKEDVYDLHYPVLHYPAKVASLNLDKTPSFQGKLVGIKGQYLIFENGTVFNIRGSEGYIVAINV; encoded by the coding sequence ATGACCTACGAAGGAGTACTTACAAAAATGCAAACCGAATTCGGTGCCCCAATTCAATATTATCTGGTTTTTGAAGATAGTTTTTTAAACATGAATCAGTTATTGGATAAGGAAATCGAAATCAATTTTGCAGGTTACCAGTGTTTGAATTGCTGTAAAAAGAAAAAAATATTCCGTCAGGGATTTTGTTATGATTGTTTTTATTCAAGTCCAGCTGTTGGTGACTGGATTATGAGACCAGAACTCAGCACGGCACATTTAGGAATCGCAGATCGTGATTTAGAATATGAACAAAAAGTTCAATTGCAGCCTCATGTGGTTTATCTGGCTGTAGCAAGCGAAATAAAAGTGGGTGTTACCCGTAAAACACAAGTACCAACCAGATGGATAGATCAGGGAGCAAGTCAGGCAATTGCTGTAGTTGAGGTTCCGAATCGATATCTGGCAGGAATTACTGAAGTAGCCTTAAAAAATCATTATACTGATAAAACAAATTGGAGAAAAATGCTCCAAAATCCAACAGAGACTTTCGACTTAATTGCTGAGAAAGTTAAACTCGAAAATCTGATTCCGGATGAAGCTAAGGAATACTTTTACAGCCAAAAAGAAGATGTGTACGATTTGCATTATCCGGTTTTACATTATCCGGCAAAAGTTGCAAGTTTAAATCTGGACAAAACGCCTTCATTTCAGGGGAAATTAGTTGGCATAAAAGGACAATACTTAATTTTTGAAAATGGTACTGTTTTTAATATCCGCGGTTCCGAAGGTTATATTGTTGCAATAAACGTCTAG
- the sppA gene encoding signal peptide peptidase SppA: MKFLGNVVATVIGIFVFIMLFFFGVILIGTIFGSDDSVTVKADSVIELDLKGINNDYAGKFTDPWVTQFSKDGKIGLTDVVNAIEAAKTDDKIKGISILNDESSLGLAQYKALRDALESFKKSGKFVLAYANTYSQKEYYLNSVANTIYLNPVGDLDFKGLSSEVMFFKDFQEKTGIHMEVIRHGKYKSAVEPFLENKMSDANREQITALLNSIWSTVVTDISKSRSIPVSKLNEIANGLLARTPEMAKTQHLVDIVAYEDVYHNAIKKALKVTGDEEYNKISISDYTQNYISTALTNTATDEIAIIYAQGEIGSGEGDVNQIGEGSMRRSLKEARENEDVKAIVLRIDSPGGSALTSDLIWREIEITKKVKPVVVSMGNYAASGGYYIACNANKIFAEKNTITGSIGVFGVLPNFSPLANKLGINTEQVKTHENSANYSPFVPVEENFKAFTLESVENIYKTFVTHVAEGRKMTFAQVDAIAQGRVWSGSEALKIGLVDKIGGLNDAITEAAKIAKIKTYSTQNYPEYEKNLNDLLSGLPFAQSKETFIKEEIGEENYLLIEHIKRLQKLKGAQAIMPYSINIK, encoded by the coding sequence ATGAAATTCTTAGGAAATGTAGTTGCCACTGTAATTGGTATTTTTGTTTTTATCATGTTATTCTTTTTTGGAGTAATACTTATCGGAACTATTTTTGGAAGCGATGACAGCGTAACAGTAAAGGCTGATTCGGTTATTGAATTAGATTTAAAGGGAATCAATAATGACTACGCCGGAAAATTTACAGACCCCTGGGTAACGCAATTCTCAAAAGATGGAAAAATTGGTTTAACAGATGTAGTCAATGCTATTGAAGCAGCAAAAACCGATGACAAAATTAAAGGAATCTCGATACTAAACGATGAGTCTTCTTTAGGACTGGCACAATATAAAGCTTTGAGAGATGCGCTGGAAAGTTTCAAGAAATCAGGGAAATTTGTCTTGGCTTATGCTAATACGTATTCTCAAAAAGAATATTATCTGAACTCAGTGGCCAATACCATTTATTTGAATCCTGTTGGTGACCTTGACTTTAAAGGACTTTCTTCTGAAGTAATGTTCTTTAAGGATTTTCAGGAAAAAACAGGTATTCATATGGAAGTCATTCGCCATGGTAAATACAAAAGCGCTGTTGAGCCGTTCCTTGAAAACAAAATGAGCGATGCCAACAGAGAGCAGATTACCGCTCTTTTAAACTCGATTTGGTCAACTGTTGTAACTGATATTTCAAAAAGCCGCAGTATTCCTGTTTCTAAATTAAACGAAATCGCAAACGGATTATTAGCACGGACTCCAGAAATGGCAAAAACTCAGCATCTGGTTGATATTGTAGCTTATGAAGATGTGTATCACAATGCCATTAAAAAAGCTTTAAAAGTAACCGGCGATGAGGAGTATAACAAAATATCCATTTCAGATTATACACAAAATTACATCTCTACAGCTTTGACCAATACTGCAACCGATGAGATTGCAATTATCTACGCTCAGGGCGAAATTGGAAGCGGTGAAGGTGATGTCAATCAAATTGGTGAAGGGTCGATGCGCCGTTCATTAAAGGAAGCGAGAGAAAATGAAGATGTAAAAGCCATTGTTTTAAGAATTGACAGTCCAGGCGGAAGTGCACTGACATCTGATTTGATTTGGAGAGAAATTGAGATTACAAAGAAAGTAAAACCTGTAGTGGTTTCTATGGGTAATTATGCTGCATCGGGTGGTTATTACATTGCCTGTAATGCGAATAAAATTTTTGCTGAAAAAAATACAATCACAGGTTCAATTGGCGTTTTTGGAGTTTTACCGAATTTCAGTCCGTTGGCAAACAAATTAGGAATCAATACCGAGCAGGTAAAAACACATGAAAATTCGGCTAATTACAGCCCGTTTGTACCTGTGGAAGAAAACTTCAAAGCCTTTACATTAGAAAGTGTTGAGAACATTTACAAAACTTTCGTAACGCACGTTGCTGAAGGCCGAAAAATGACTTTTGCACAAGTAGATGCAATTGCACAGGGAAGGGTGTGGTCAGGTTCTGAAGCTTTAAAAATTGGTTTAGTGGATAAAATTGGCGGTCTCAATGATGCTATTACCGAAGCAGCCAAAATTGCCAAAATAAAAACCTATAGCACACAAAATTATCCTGAATATGAGAAGAATTTAAATGATCTTCTGTCAGGTCTTCCATTTGCTCAGTCTAAAGAAACTTTCATAAAAGAAGAAATTGGCGAAGAGAATTATTTACTTATTGAGCACATCAAAAGACTTCAAAAATTAAAAGGCGCCCAGGCCATAATGCCGTATAGCATTAACATCAAATAA
- a CDS encoding alpha/beta hydrolase family protein, whose protein sequence is MNKIILLLTVFILSFVSAQDKKEITFKESPIVLKINIDQLYGTLTVPDLSKKYPVALIIAGSGPTDRNGNNPMMKNNSLKMLAEVLAKNGIASLRYDKRGIAESKAAAPSEAGLVFENYTEDAKSWINLLKQDKRFSKVIVIGHSEGSLIGMIAGAKVDKFISIAGAGDAADKILKTQISSKGMKQIEDMTFPIIDSLKNGKTVKNVDPMLNSLFRPTIQPYLISWFKYNPQTEIKKLSIPVLILQGNKDLQVTVQDAENLSKANPNSELLIIDKMNHILKVIEGDQQANFESYNNETLPISETLTSKIVSFIQK, encoded by the coding sequence ATGAATAAAATAATTCTTCTTCTTACTGTTTTTATTCTAAGTTTTGTTAGTGCACAGGATAAAAAAGAAATCACATTTAAAGAATCTCCGATTGTCTTAAAAATAAATATCGATCAGTTATACGGCACCCTGACTGTTCCGGATCTATCCAAAAAATACCCGGTTGCATTAATAATAGCCGGTTCAGGACCAACAGACAGAAACGGAAATAATCCGATGATGAAAAACAATTCGTTAAAAATGCTAGCCGAAGTTTTAGCAAAAAACGGAATTGCATCATTACGTTATGATAAAAGAGGAATTGCCGAAAGCAAAGCTGCTGCTCCTTCAGAAGCAGGTCTGGTTTTTGAAAATTATACTGAAGATGCAAAAAGCTGGATTAATTTACTAAAACAAGACAAACGTTTTTCTAAAGTAATTGTAATTGGTCATAGTGAAGGATCATTAATTGGAATGATTGCCGGAGCAAAAGTAGACAAATTTATTTCAATTGCCGGAGCAGGTGATGCAGCCGATAAAATTTTAAAGACACAAATTTCTTCCAAAGGAATGAAGCAGATTGAAGATATGACCTTTCCTATTATCGACAGCCTGAAGAACGGCAAAACAGTAAAAAATGTTGACCCAATGCTTAATTCACTTTTCAGACCTACTATTCAGCCTTACTTAATTTCGTGGTTCAAATACAATCCGCAGACAGAAATAAAGAAACTTTCGATTCCGGTTTTAATTCTGCAGGGAAACAAAGATCTGCAGGTAACCGTACAGGATGCTGAAAATTTATCCAAAGCCAATCCAAATTCTGAATTGCTAATCATTGACAAAATGAATCATATCCTGAAAGTTATTGAAGGCGACCAGCAGGCCAATTTTGAGAGTTATAATAATGAAACTCTCCCAATTTCTGAAACTCTGACTTCCAAAATAGTTTCATTTATTCAGAAATGA
- a CDS encoding GH3 auxin-responsive promoter family protein — MPLSIINSFASWVLKQRIHQIELFLKYPNEVQEELLHNLLTASENTIIGKQYDFASISSYKTFAERVPVSGYEELQPLIERTRQGEQGVFWESPIKWFAKSSGTTNAKSKFIPVSSEALEDCHYKGSKDLLCMYLNNNEDSQLFVGKSLRLGGSSQIYENNNTFFGDLSAILIENMPIWAEFSSTPSSKTSLMTEWESKITAIINETKNENVTSFAGVPSWMLVLMNRVLENTGKGNLLELWPNLEVYFHGGVSFSPYKEQYKKILPSKDFKYYEIYNASEGFFAIQDLNNSSDLLLMLDYGIFYEFIPMDTYGTTNQKVIRLADVELNKNYAIVITTNSGLWRYLIGDTVRFTSLNPYRIRVTGRTKHHINVFGEELMVENTDQAIAKACEITKTEVIDYTVAPIFMQDKEKGAHEWMIEFKQKPADVGLFQKVLDETLQTLNSDYEAKRYNNMTLNPLVINVARENLFYDWLKERDKLGGQHKIPRLSNQRDYLEQLKGM, encoded by the coding sequence ATGCCTCTATCCATAATAAATTCTTTTGCATCCTGGGTTCTCAAACAAAGAATACATCAAATTGAACTTTTTTTAAAATATCCAAATGAAGTTCAGGAAGAGCTGCTGCATAATTTATTGACCGCTTCAGAAAATACGATTATTGGAAAACAATATGATTTTGCTTCAATCAGCTCTTATAAAACTTTTGCTGAAAGAGTTCCGGTTTCTGGTTACGAAGAATTACAGCCTCTGATTGAACGTACACGCCAGGGCGAACAGGGTGTTTTTTGGGAAAGTCCTATAAAATGGTTTGCCAAATCGAGCGGAACTACCAACGCTAAAAGTAAATTTATTCCGGTAAGCAGTGAAGCCCTTGAAGACTGTCACTACAAAGGAAGTAAGGATCTACTTTGTATGTATCTGAATAACAACGAAGATTCACAGCTGTTTGTAGGAAAGAGTCTTCGTTTAGGAGGAAGTTCCCAGATTTACGAAAACAACAATACTTTTTTTGGTGATTTATCAGCGATACTGATTGAAAATATGCCTATTTGGGCCGAATTCAGCAGTACGCCTAGTAGTAAGACTTCGCTGATGACCGAATGGGAAAGTAAAATTACAGCTATCATCAATGAAACCAAAAATGAAAATGTAACCAGTTTTGCCGGAGTTCCGTCGTGGATGCTGGTTCTGATGAACAGGGTTTTAGAAAACACCGGAAAAGGAAACTTGTTGGAACTCTGGCCGAATCTTGAAGTGTATTTTCACGGTGGGGTGAGTTTTTCTCCATACAAAGAACAATACAAAAAAATCCTGCCGAGCAAGGATTTTAAATACTACGAAATATACAACGCCTCCGAAGGTTTTTTTGCCATTCAGGATTTGAACAATTCCAGTGATTTATTGCTAATGCTGGATTACGGCATTTTCTACGAATTTATTCCGATGGACACTTACGGAACCACAAACCAGAAAGTAATCCGTTTGGCTGATGTGGAGCTGAATAAAAACTACGCTATCGTTATTACGACCAATTCCGGATTATGGCGTTATTTGATTGGTGATACCGTTCGGTTTACCTCGTTAAATCCATACAGAATAAGGGTTACCGGAAGAACCAAACATCATATTAATGTTTTTGGTGAAGAATTAATGGTTGAAAATACCGATCAGGCGATTGCCAAAGCCTGCGAAATCACCAAAACCGAGGTTATTGATTATACCGTTGCCCCAATTTTCATGCAGGACAAAGAAAAAGGCGCTCACGAATGGATGATCGAATTCAAACAAAAACCCGCTGATGTTGGTCTCTTCCAAAAAGTGCTGGACGAAACATTACAAACTTTAAACTCTGACTACGAAGCAAAACGCTACAATAATATGACATTAAATCCTTTGGTAATTAATGTTGCCCGTGAGAACCTTTTTTATGACTGGTTGAAGGAACGTGATAAACTGGGCGGACAGCATAAGATTCCGAGGCTTTCGAATCAGAGGGATTATTTGGAGCAGTTGAAGGGGATGTAA
- a CDS encoding glycosyltransferase family 9 protein has protein sequence MGILGEINVLRRALMRTLTKNIGKSNVEQSITLVNKNEIKRILICRPNARLGNLLLITPFVQELEEMFPNCKIDLFVKGFLAPIIFENYNCVDRIIKLPKKPFSNLFQYFKVWVSLKKYKYDIAINVDQGSSSGRLGVKFSNSKFKFFGDLPFSANLYHGDYAHIAKYPIYHLRDYLTKLGFEKRENPIVPLDLKLTPVEIAEGKKKLNTVVKNYKKTICIFTYATGSKCLSEDWWGNFYASLNAEYENYNIIEILPIENVSQIGFKAPTFYSKDIREIGSVIANADLFIGADSGIMHLSSAVHTPTVGLFSVSNLKKYEPYDNNSVGIDVNSFFEKEYFKIFSTILDNGKSGIYSKAI, from the coding sequence ATGGGAATTTTAGGTGAAATAAATGTTTTGAGACGTGCATTAATGCGAACTCTGACAAAGAATATTGGAAAATCAAATGTAGAACAGAGCATCACTCTGGTCAACAAAAACGAAATTAAAAGAATTTTAATTTGCAGACCAAATGCAAGATTAGGTAATCTTTTACTGATTACCCCTTTTGTTCAGGAATTAGAGGAAATGTTTCCAAATTGTAAAATTGATTTGTTTGTAAAAGGTTTTTTGGCTCCGATTATTTTTGAGAATTATAATTGTGTAGACAGGATAATAAAATTGCCTAAAAAACCTTTCAGTAATCTTTTTCAATATTTTAAAGTCTGGGTTTCTTTAAAAAAGTATAAATATGATATTGCTATAAATGTAGATCAGGGTTCTTCTTCTGGGCGTCTTGGAGTCAAATTCTCTAATTCTAAATTTAAGTTTTTTGGTGATTTGCCTTTTTCGGCTAATTTATATCATGGTGATTATGCTCACATTGCTAAATATCCTATTTATCATTTACGGGATTATTTAACCAAATTAGGATTTGAGAAAAGAGAAAATCCTATTGTACCTTTAGATCTTAAATTAACGCCAGTTGAAATTGCTGAAGGAAAGAAAAAATTGAATACTGTGGTGAAGAATTATAAAAAAACGATCTGTATATTTACTTACGCCACAGGATCAAAATGCTTATCGGAAGACTGGTGGGGAAATTTTTATGCGAGTTTAAATGCTGAGTATGAAAATTATAATATTATCGAAATTCTCCCAATAGAAAACGTTTCTCAGATTGGTTTTAAAGCGCCAACATTTTATAGCAAGGATATTCGCGAAATTGGATCTGTAATTGCAAATGCTGATTTGTTCATAGGGGCTGATAGCGGAATCATGCATCTTTCGAGTGCTGTCCATACTCCGACCGTAGGATTGTTTTCAGTTTCAAACTTAAAGAAATATGAACCTTACGACAATAATAGTGTTGGGATAGATGTAAATAGCTTTTTTGAAAAAGAATATTTTAAAATTTTCAGCACTATTTTAGACAATGGAAAATCAGGAATCTATTCTAAAGCAATTTAA